A DNA window from Hordeum vulgare subsp. vulgare chromosome 1H, MorexV3_pseudomolecules_assembly, whole genome shotgun sequence contains the following coding sequences:
- the LOC123432937 gene encoding trafficking protein particle complex subunit 13 translates to MSSPYAGAQQPSPATHQLPAAQQNHSLAFRVMRLSRPSLRPDPAALLRFDPRDVFLPEDALTSPDPSAAADFLQGLLHPPDPGAATTVAGDFTFRDRFLLHDTADALAPPGLLVLPQAFGAIYLGETFCSYISINNSSGLEAREVIIKAEIQTERQRILLLDTSKSPVESIRSGGRYDFIVEHDVKELGAHTLVCTALYNDGDAERKYLPQFFKFTVSNPLSVRTKVRTIKDTTYLEACIENHTKSNLYMDQVDFEPAQQWSATILEADEHPSVVKSTIRDLCKQPILIRAAGGIYNYLYQLRPSSDEPGQIKTEGSSILGKFQITWRTNLGEPGRLQTQNIHSTPTPSKDVDLRAVKIPPVIFLERPFMVNLCLTNQTEKTVGPFEVFLAPSVSGEQKTVLVNGLQKLVLPLVEAFESINFDLSMVATQLGVQKISGITLYAVQERKHYEPLPDIEIFVDAE, encoded by the exons ACGCACCAGCTGCCGGCGGCGCAGCAGAACCATTCGCTGGCGTTCCGCGTGATGCGGCTGTCCCGCCCTTCGCTGCGGCCCGACCCGGCGGCGCTCCTCCGCTTCGACCCCCGCGACGTCTTCCTCCCCGAGGACGCGCTCACCTCCCCCgacccctccgccgccgccgacttTCTTCAGGGCCTGCTCCACCCGCCCGACCCCGGCGCAGCCaccaccgttgccggggacttcaCCTTCCGCGATCGCTTCCTCCTCCACGACACCGCCGACGCCCTGGCGCCCCCCGGACTCCTCGTCCTCCCACAGGCCTTCGG GGCGATCTATTTGGGGGAGACATTCTGCAGCTACATCAGCATCAACAACAGCTCCGGCTTGGAAGCCAGGGAAGTCATAATCAAG GCAGAAATACAAACCGAGAGACAGAGGATACTTCTCCTGGATACATCGAAATCACCTGTTGAATCGATTCGATCAGGGGGTAGATATGATTTTATCGTGGAGCATGATGTCAAAGAACTTGGCGCACATAC GCTTGTCTGTACTGCTTTATATAATGATGGTGATGCGGAGCGTAAATATCTTCCTCAGTTCTTCAAGTTTACTGTTTCAAACCCATTGTCTGTTCGAACAAAG GTTCGCACCATCAAG GATACTACATATCTGGAAGCCTGCATAGAGAATCATACAAAATCTAACCTTTACATGGATCAAGTAGATTTTGAACCTGCCCAACAGTGGAGCGCTACAATACTGGAAGCTGATGAACACCCCTCAGTGGTGAAGTCTACAATACG GGACCTCTGCAAACAACCAATTCTGATTCGAGCTGCAGGAGGAATATACAATTACCTATACCAGCTCAGACCATCGTCCGATGAGCCTGGTCAAATCAAGACAGAGGGTAGCAGCATACTTGGTAAATTTCAGATTACATGGCGGACAAATCTTGGTGAACCAGGCCGCCTGCAAACTCAGAACATTCATAGCACT CCTACTCCAAGCAAAGACGTTGACCTTCGTGCTGTGAAAATTCCACCTGTTATATTTCTAGAAAGACCATTTATG GTTAATCTATGCCTTACAAATCAAACAGAGAAAACAGTTGGCCCTTTTGAAGTATTTCTAGCTCCAAGCGTATCTGGTGAACAAAAAACTGTTCTGGTCAATGGATTACAGAAGTTG GTTTTGCCATTAGTGGAGGCTTTTGAGTCCATCAACTTTGACCTG AGCATGGTAGCTACCCAACTTGGCGTGCAAAAGATCTCTGGAATTACATTGTACGCCGTGCAGGAAAGGAAGCACTACGAACCTTTGCCAGACATAGAG ATTTTCGTCGATGCGGAATAG